A single window of Phycisphaerae bacterium DNA harbors:
- a CDS encoding ATP-binding protein gives MPDGFVIAVASGKGGTGKTTIAANLAQYIATSDRPVQYLDGDVEEPNGHIFLKPKIDRSQQVTIDIPEVDLKKCIACGKCGEICQYSAIVCIKENVLTFEQLCHSCGGCMRVCPADAIKPKLLRIGDIEFGKAGNVDFISGKLCIGNVRTPSLIKEVKKHIKKDSLAIIDVPPGTSCPVVEAIKEANFVLLVTEPTPFGLNDLKLAVDLVRTMSLPFAVAINRYGLGNDDVGKYCKAEEIEIVLKLPDDRRIAEAYSTGMMIIEALPEYKNQFAALAKAIKVS, from the coding sequence ATGCCGGACGGTTTCGTTATTGCTGTTGCCAGCGGAAAGGGCGGCACGGGAAAGACAACGATCGCCGCCAATCTTGCTCAATACATAGCTACTTCAGACCGGCCGGTTCAATATCTTGACGGTGACGTTGAAGAGCCGAACGGACATATTTTCTTAAAGCCTAAAATCGACCGCAGCCAACAGGTTACCATAGACATACCCGAAGTCGATTTGAAAAAATGTATCGCTTGCGGCAAATGCGGCGAAATCTGCCAGTATAGCGCCATTGTTTGCATAAAAGAAAATGTGCTGACCTTCGAACAACTGTGTCACTCCTGCGGCGGATGTATGCGAGTTTGCCCAGCCGATGCAATTAAACCAAAGCTGCTTCGTATTGGAGATATCGAGTTCGGCAAAGCAGGAAATGTCGATTTTATCAGCGGCAAGTTATGTATCGGCAATGTCAGGACGCCGTCATTGATAAAAGAAGTCAAAAAGCACATAAAAAAAGACAGTCTGGCAATAATTGATGTCCCGCCAGGTACATCCTGTCCGGTGGTCGAGGCAATCAAGGAAGCAAATTTCGTCCTGCTTGTTACCGAGCCGACGCCGTTCGGCTTAAACGACCTGAAACTGGCGGTTGATTTAGTCAGGACAATGAGTTTGCCCTTTGCTGTTGCCATTAACCGCTATGGCCTCGGAAACGATGATGTGGGAAAATATTGCAAAGCTGAGGAAATAGAGATTGTTTTGAAACTGCCTGACGACCGACGCATCGCCGAGGCATACTCAACCGGCATGATGATAATTGAAGCGTTACCGGAATATAAGAATCAATTTGCCGCTCTGGCAAAAGCAATAAAGGTTTCATAA